The proteins below are encoded in one region of Metabacillus dongyingensis:
- a CDS encoding redox-sensing transcriptional repressor Rex — MNNIEQSKIPQATAKRLPLYYRFLKNLHASGKQRVSSAELSDAVKVDSATIRRDFSYFGALGKKGYGYNVNYLLSFFRKTLDQDEVTKVTLIGVGNLGTAFLHYNFTKNNNTLISLAFDVDEKKIGTEIGDVPIYNLADLEEHLPEDVTVAILTVPAQAAQPITDRLIAKGIKGILNFTPARLNVPEEIRIHHIDLAVELQSLVYFLKHYPNA; from the coding sequence GTGAACAACATCGAACAATCGAAAATTCCGCAAGCTACTGCTAAGCGCTTGCCTTTATACTATCGTTTTTTAAAGAATCTGCATGCATCAGGCAAGCAGCGTGTTTCTTCTGCGGAGCTGAGTGATGCTGTGAAAGTGGATTCTGCCACGATCCGCAGGGATTTTTCCTACTTTGGAGCCCTTGGGAAAAAAGGATATGGGTATAATGTTAATTATCTTCTTTCTTTTTTCAGAAAAACGCTCGATCAGGATGAGGTGACGAAGGTTACCTTAATTGGTGTCGGTAATCTCGGCACTGCCTTTTTGCATTATAATTTTACGAAGAACAATAATACGTTAATCTCACTTGCCTTTGATGTCGACGAGAAAAAAATCGGCACTGAAATCGGCGATGTTCCTATTTATAATTTGGCTGATCTTGAAGAACACCTGCCTGAGGATGTGACCGTGGCTATTTTAACGGTTCCGGCACAAGCTGCCCAGCCCATTACGGACAGGCTGATTGCAAAGGGAATTAAAGGAATTCTTAATTTTACTCCTGCGAGATTAAATGTACCGGAGGAAATCAGAATTCATCATATTGATTTAGCAGTAGAGCTGCAATCGCTCGTGTACTTTTTGAAGCACTATCCTAACGCTTAA
- a CDS encoding twin-arginine translocase TatA/TatE family subunit → MPNIGFGSLLLIVFAALLIFGPKKLPELGKAIGNSLREFKHATKGLADDDEDKKKEEK, encoded by the coding sequence ATGCCTAATATCGGTTTTGGAAGTTTGCTGCTGATCGTCTTTGCAGCACTATTAATCTTTGGGCCAAAGAAGCTGCCTGAGCTTGGTAAAGCAATTGGCAACTCATTGCGTGAATTTAAGCATGCAACGAAGGGTCTGGCGGACGACGATGAAGATAAAAAGAAAGAAGAGAAGTAA
- the tatC gene encoding twin-arginine translocase subunit TatC, with the protein MKQNEMSVIDHIAELRKRLIITVFFLFLSVIAGFLLAKPIIIYLQHTNEAQSLTLNSFRMTDPLMVYMQFAFIIAFIITSPIILYQLWAFVSPGLYEKERRVTLSYIPISIGLFLAGISFSYFLLFPFVVDFMERMSNDLEINQVIGINEYFQFLIQLTVPFGLLFQLPVVIMFLTRLGIVTPMFLVKIRKYAYFILLVIAALITPPELVSHLMVSVPLFILYEISIVVSRFAYRKAQRTQFEEANKEG; encoded by the coding sequence ATGAAACAAAACGAAATGTCGGTTATCGATCACATTGCTGAGCTTCGGAAAAGGCTGATCATTACAGTCTTTTTCCTTTTCCTCTCTGTGATTGCCGGCTTTTTATTAGCAAAGCCGATTATCATCTATTTACAGCATACGAATGAAGCTCAGAGTTTAACGCTGAATTCATTCCGAATGACCGATCCGCTTATGGTCTATATGCAATTCGCGTTTATCATTGCCTTTATTATTACATCGCCGATCATCCTCTATCAGCTATGGGCATTTGTAAGCCCTGGCCTCTACGAAAAGGAAAGAAGGGTCACACTGAGCTATATTCCAATTTCTATTGGACTGTTTCTCGCAGGCATCAGCTTTTCGTATTTTTTGCTCTTTCCATTTGTCGTGGATTTCATGGAGCGTATGTCCAATGATTTAGAGATTAATCAAGTCATTGGAATCAACGAATACTTTCAGTTTTTAATTCAGCTGACAGTGCCATTTGGACTGCTGTTTCAGCTTCCGGTTGTTATTATGTTCTTAACGAGGCTCGGCATTGTCACACCGATGTTCCTCGTGAAAATCCGAAAATATGCGTACTTCATTCTGCTTGTTATTGCAGCGTTAATTACACCGCCGGAGCTTGTCTCGCATCTAATGGTTTCCGTACCGCTGTTTATCCTGTATGAAATAAGCATTGTTGTCTCAAGGTTTGCTTACCGCAAGGCGCAGCGGACTCAGTTTGAAGAAGCAAATAAAGAAGGGTGA
- a CDS encoding YdiK family protein, which produces MRTSPISMGIFYLAMGILFTYLAVNSSESGIWSFPTILLMLIATFDLGVAFRMFNLSFKVKAKKK; this is translated from the coding sequence ATGAGAACAAGCCCAATTTCAATGGGGATCTTTTACTTGGCGATGGGTATTCTGTTTACCTATCTCGCCGTAAACAGTTCAGAAAGCGGGATTTGGTCGTTTCCGACAATCCTGCTGATGTTAATCGCGACGTTTGATCTTGGAGTCGCATTTAGAATGTTCAATCTCTCTTTCAAAGTCAAAGCGAAGAAAAAATAA
- a CDS encoding CPBP family intramembrane glutamic endopeptidase yields MKKEYWLIILTYIVMQFSGILGIPLLLKLGVGEDQSLRMAQITASGYWTVFSFAAAFVIVLLLLRSHFKSNDLRGDAAPAGPSVLWAVGGVFMALSVQVIAANIEIQVFGIEGESENTKVIMEVLKVTPLLIVVTSIIGPILEEIIFRKILFGALYQRINFFLSALISSIVFALVHGEPQHLLLYGSMGFVFAFLYVKTKRLLVPIFAHVAMNTFVVILQSNREQLEEMLKQAEQMQFIFGGM; encoded by the coding sequence TTGAAGAAAGAATACTGGCTTATTATTTTGACATATATAGTCATGCAGTTTTCAGGCATTCTCGGCATTCCGCTTCTGCTTAAACTTGGCGTCGGAGAGGATCAATCGCTCCGCATGGCCCAGATTACAGCATCAGGCTATTGGACGGTTTTCAGCTTTGCAGCTGCCTTTGTAATCGTACTTCTTCTGCTCCGCAGCCATTTTAAAAGCAATGACCTCAGGGGCGATGCAGCTCCCGCTGGTCCATCCGTCTTATGGGCTGTCGGCGGCGTGTTTATGGCACTTTCAGTTCAGGTGATCGCGGCCAATATTGAGATTCAGGTATTTGGCATTGAAGGTGAATCTGAAAATACGAAAGTCATCATGGAAGTATTGAAGGTTACGCCTTTGCTCATAGTCGTGACTTCCATCATAGGTCCTATCCTGGAAGAGATTATTTTCAGAAAAATTTTATTCGGCGCTTTGTATCAGCGCATCAATTTCTTTTTATCGGCACTGATCAGTTCGATTGTATTCGCACTAGTTCACGGTGAACCTCAGCATCTTCTTCTTTATGGATCAATGGGGTTTGTGTTTGCTTTTCTATATGTAAAAACAAAGCGTCTCCTGGTTCCTATTTTTGCCCATGTTGCGATGAATACGTTTGTTGTCATTCTGCAATCGAACCGGGAACAGCTTGAGGAAATGCTGAAACAGGCAGAACAAATGCAATTTATTTTTGGAGGCATGTAA
- the groES gene encoding co-chaperone GroES — protein MLKPLGDRVVIELVQSEEKTASGIVLPDSAKEKPQEGKVVAVGTGRVLDNGERIALEVAEGDRIIFSKYSGTEVKYEGSEYLILRESDILAVIG, from the coding sequence TTGTTAAAGCCATTAGGTGATCGTGTCGTAATTGAGCTTGTACAATCTGAAGAAAAAACTGCTAGTGGGATCGTACTGCCGGATAGTGCCAAAGAAAAACCGCAAGAAGGTAAAGTAGTGGCAGTAGGTACTGGCCGTGTGCTTGACAACGGTGAGCGTATTGCTCTTGAAGTTGCAGAAGGCGATCGCATCATCTTCTCAAAATACTCTGGTACAGAAGTGAAGTATGAGGGTTCTGAATACTTAATCTTACGCGAAAGCGACATTTTAGCAGTTATCGGCTAA
- the groL gene encoding chaperonin GroEL (60 kDa chaperone family; promotes refolding of misfolded polypeptides especially under stressful conditions; forms two stacked rings of heptamers to form a barrel-shaped 14mer; ends can be capped by GroES; misfolded proteins enter the barrel where they are refolded when GroES binds), whose amino-acid sequence MAKDIKFSEDARRAMLRGVDALANAVKVTLGPKGRNVVLEKKFGSPLITNDGVTIAKEIELEDAFENMGAKLVAEVASKTNDVAGDGTTTATVLAQAMIREGLKNVTAGANPMGIRKGIEKAVIVATEELKAISKPIESKESIAQVAAISAADDEVGQLIAEAMERVGNDGVITIEESKGFTTELEVVEGMQFDRGYASPYMVTDSDKMEAVLDNPYILITDKKITNIQEILPVLEQVVQQGKPLLLIAEDVEGEALATLVVNKLRGTFNAVAVKAPGFGDRRKAMLEDISVLTGGEVITEDLGLDLKSANITQLGRASKVVVTKENTTIVEGAGESDKIAGRVKQIRAQLEETTSEFDKEKLQERLAKLAGGVAVIKVGAATETELKERKLRIEDALNSTRAAVEEGIVSGGGTALVNVYNKVASVEGEGDFATGVNIVLRALEEPVRQIAHNAGLEGSVIVERLKHAEVGTGFNAATGAWVNMIEAGIVDPTKVTRSALQNAASVAAMFLTTEAVVADKPEENAPAMPDMGGMGGMGGMM is encoded by the coding sequence ATGGCTAAAGACATTAAATTCAGTGAAGACGCTCGCCGCGCAATGCTGCGCGGGGTTGATGCACTCGCTAATGCAGTTAAAGTTACGCTTGGACCAAAAGGACGCAACGTGGTTCTTGAAAAGAAATTCGGTTCTCCGCTTATTACAAATGACGGTGTGACAATTGCAAAAGAAATCGAGCTTGAAGATGCATTCGAAAACATGGGTGCAAAGCTTGTTGCTGAAGTTGCAAGCAAAACAAACGATGTTGCCGGTGACGGAACAACAACTGCAACGGTTCTTGCTCAGGCAATGATCCGCGAAGGTCTTAAAAACGTAACAGCTGGTGCTAACCCAATGGGTATCCGCAAAGGTATTGAAAAAGCTGTTATTGTTGCAACGGAAGAATTAAAAGCTATTTCTAAACCAATCGAAAGCAAAGAATCCATTGCTCAAGTAGCTGCGATTTCTGCTGCTGATGATGAAGTTGGCCAATTGATTGCTGAAGCTATGGAGCGCGTTGGAAACGACGGCGTTATCACAATCGAAGAATCAAAAGGCTTCACTACTGAGCTTGAAGTAGTTGAAGGTATGCAATTCGACCGCGGATATGCATCTCCTTACATGGTAACTGATTCAGATAAAATGGAAGCTGTCCTTGACAACCCATACATCTTAATCACAGACAAAAAAATCACTAACATCCAAGAGATCCTGCCTGTATTAGAACAAGTTGTTCAACAAGGCAAGCCTCTATTATTGATTGCTGAAGATGTTGAAGGTGAAGCACTTGCTACTCTAGTAGTAAATAAACTTCGCGGAACATTCAATGCAGTAGCTGTTAAAGCTCCTGGATTCGGCGACCGCCGCAAAGCAATGCTTGAAGATATTTCAGTTCTTACTGGCGGAGAAGTGATCACTGAAGATTTAGGCTTAGATCTTAAATCTGCGAACATCACTCAACTTGGCCGCGCTTCTAAAGTTGTTGTAACAAAAGAAAACACAACAATTGTTGAAGGTGCTGGAGAGTCTGACAAAATTGCAGGCCGCGTAAAACAAATCCGTGCTCAATTAGAAGAAACAACTTCTGAGTTCGATAAAGAAAAATTACAAGAGCGTCTAGCGAAATTAGCTGGCGGTGTAGCAGTCATCAAAGTTGGTGCTGCAACTGAAACAGAATTAAAAGAGCGCAAACTTCGCATTGAAGATGCATTGAACTCTACTCGCGCTGCAGTAGAAGAAGGCATCGTATCAGGCGGTGGTACTGCCCTTGTAAATGTATACAACAAAGTTGCATCAGTAGAAGGCGAAGGCGATTTCGCAACAGGCGTAAACATCGTATTGCGTGCTCTTGAAGAGCCAGTACGCCAAATCGCACACAACGCTGGTCTTGAAGGCTCAGTTATCGTTGAGCGTCTAAAGCATGCTGAAGTAGGAACTGGCTTCAACGCTGCAACTGGAGCTTGGGTAAATATGATCGAAGCTGGTATCGTTGACCCAACTAAAGTAACGCGTTCAGCTCTTCAAAACGCTGCATCTGTAGCGGCTATGTTCTTAACAACTGAAGCAGTTGTTGCTGACAAGCCTGAAGAAAATGCTCCTGCAATGCCTGATATGGGCGGCATGGGCGGTATGGGCGGCATGATGTAA
- a CDS encoding PQQ-dependent sugar dehydrogenase, translating into MIKVKVSLRPIVSKVNLPTVLKTAILPGDSKETLFIATQVGEIFYVRDGVIRTFLDIRPRIVKLGASGGGYDERGLLGLAFHPEFYYNGLFYLHYSVAGTQGPGALPESFKPNPRDPKTLNLRWINRETQYDHIDTIEEWILQSNGQPQKRRTLLNLKRPFSTHNGFNSLNFSPETRKLVLTTGDGGSAYDPFNLSQDDLEIAGKIIEIDVGKNTYINNPPIVTRFNELPTTIQETLMVMAKGVRNIPGISFQKFNNQYIKYAGNVGQALVESIFSFVHYKPIPVTQLIQASFMNSEPEKKGIINFGWRGWEGAFPASIMRGCTINPTLDEKTIAYYNEAITLSGSRLQPLTSYFHKDARPDKFAGTALTGVQPYMGNRIPGLTGRVVFTDLAQKESQPQVRGGLAYTFVRPNGKQNDFSVIQTDYDFGSQSAYYVSLGTNLNQTRLYLGVYGAMKVTDFNQGTVFEIIP; encoded by the coding sequence TTGATAAAAGTTAAGGTTAGTTTACGGCCTATTGTAAGCAAGGTGAATTTACCGACTGTTTTGAAAACAGCGATACTTCCGGGTGACTCAAAAGAAACATTATTTATTGCAACCCAGGTAGGAGAGATTTTTTACGTAAGAGACGGAGTTATACGGACTTTTTTAGATATTCGCCCGCGAATCGTAAAACTAGGTGCTTCTGGTGGTGGATATGATGAACGGGGGTTGCTAGGGCTAGCGTTTCATCCAGAATTTTATTATAACGGTCTGTTTTATCTTCATTATTCAGTAGCTGGAACACAAGGTCCAGGTGCTCTTCCTGAATCTTTTAAGCCTAACCCGCGTGATCCTAAAACTTTAAACCTAAGGTGGATAAATAGAGAAACTCAATATGATCATATTGATACAATTGAAGAATGGATTTTACAATCGAATGGTCAACCCCAAAAACGCCGGACATTACTGAACTTAAAAAGACCATTTTCAACTCATAATGGGTTCAATAGTTTAAACTTTTCACCTGAAACAAGAAAACTTGTTTTAACAACCGGAGATGGAGGATCTGCCTATGATCCATTTAACTTAAGCCAGGACGATCTAGAAATTGCAGGTAAAATAATTGAAATTGATGTAGGCAAGAATACATACATCAATAACCCACCCATTGTCACACGTTTTAATGAACTTCCCACAACTATTCAGGAAACACTCATGGTGATGGCCAAAGGGGTTCGCAATATACCAGGCATTTCATTTCAAAAATTTAATAATCAGTATATTAAATATGCAGGAAATGTCGGCCAGGCTTTGGTCGAGTCAATTTTTTCATTCGTTCATTATAAACCAATACCGGTTACTCAGCTTATTCAAGCTTCTTTCATGAATTCTGAACCTGAAAAAAAAGGAATTATTAACTTTGGCTGGCGAGGTTGGGAAGGTGCTTTTCCTGCTTCAATTATGAGAGGCTGCACTATAAATCCAACTTTGGATGAGAAAACAATCGCTTATTACAATGAAGCAATAACACTTTCAGGGAGTCGTCTTCAGCCTTTAACTAGTTATTTTCATAAAGATGCCAGACCCGATAAGTTTGCGGGAACCGCACTTACAGGTGTCCAGCCATATATGGGGAACAGAATCCCTGGTTTAACAGGAAGAGTTGTGTTTACCGATCTTGCCCAGAAAGAATCTCAACCTCAGGTTAGAGGGGGTTTAGCTTATACCTTCGTAAGACCAAATGGTAAACAAAATGATTTTAGTGTGATACAAACCGATTATGATTTTGGGTCTCAATCAGCCTATTATGTTAGTTTAGGAACGAATCTGAATCAAACCAGATTATATTTAGGGGTATATGGCGCTATGAAAGTGACTGATTTTAACCAAGGCACTGTTTTTGAAATTATTCCGTGA
- a CDS encoding DUF2232 domain-containing protein, with product MKRIKRKAVQYWQQPFFGIKHDFMELLPTTKLILTAIISSFAAIFQSAGGYMPGIGFFVSAMTTLPIFLATIVSVRHGILSYFVTILLLLFIQPSELIIFSFTTGILGLVLGASFYKSKTRFLVVFLAGAALFMGIITILFIFRFPVLGPGVGASFHFHSLLLVAIFSIPYAWIAAEACSFTLKRLAHTLPDRVIKSTSDQQELNHLKDGSAKKENVEAKK from the coding sequence ATGAAAAGGATAAAAAGGAAAGCCGTACAGTATTGGCAGCAGCCTTTCTTTGGAATCAAACACGATTTTATGGAATTGTTGCCTACCACCAAACTAATACTTACCGCGATAATAAGCTCGTTTGCAGCCATATTCCAGTCAGCAGGGGGATATATGCCCGGCATCGGTTTTTTTGTAAGTGCCATGACGACTTTACCAATATTTTTAGCAACGATTGTATCCGTCAGGCACGGAATCCTTTCCTATTTTGTTACGATCCTCCTTTTATTGTTTATCCAGCCTAGCGAACTAATTATTTTTTCCTTCACAACGGGTATTCTCGGATTGGTACTTGGTGCTTCCTTCTATAAGTCGAAAACAAGATTTTTGGTTGTTTTCTTGGCGGGAGCTGCCTTATTTATGGGAATCATTACGATTCTTTTTATTTTCCGTTTTCCTGTGTTAGGACCAGGTGTTGGTGCGTCTTTTCATTTTCATTCTTTATTGCTCGTAGCGATATTCAGTATTCCATATGCATGGATAGCAGCAGAAGCTTGTTCGTTTACTCTGAAACGATTGGCTCACACCCTGCCGGATAGAGTAATCAAGTCGACATCTGACCAGCAGGAATTGAACCATCTTAAGGATGGTTCAGCTAAGAAAGAAAATGTCGAAGCGAAGAAATAG
- a CDS encoding nuclear transport factor 2 family protein gives MFFFKKKTQISEQKVRELIQRLEAAYTEKDIEKLKKLFHPDYRDISFLNHFTLMMNFQIYNIQSEIMKIEILNLSDDEATFTYTRKHIYTCVNQNEENGENPSHKLLYPN, from the coding sequence ATGTTTTTTTTCAAAAAGAAAACGCAAATTTCGGAGCAAAAAGTGAGAGAACTCATTCAGCGGTTAGAAGCTGCCTACACAGAAAAGGATATAGAGAAATTGAAGAAATTGTTCCATCCAGATTATCGCGATATCTCCTTTTTAAACCATTTTACTTTGATGATGAATTTTCAAATTTACAACATTCAATCTGAAATTATGAAGATTGAAATATTAAATCTATCAGATGACGAAGCGACATTTACCTACACTAGAAAACACATATACACGTGCGTAAATCAAAACGAAGAAAATGGAGAAAATCCAAGCCACAAGTTATTATATCCAAACTAA
- a CDS encoding RrF2 family transcriptional regulator, producing MKYSKATNYALHTIVYLALLPTEKTIGVKPLAEVQKVSTTYLSKVLTNLVKAGFIESSTGVNGGYKLIKDVRSITFSDIINAIEGTTSSFTCSLDNHVHDRQNCYIGKVMNEAEQKKEEYLRSQTIEHVLQKVDKNIIHYITSAAK from the coding sequence ATGAAATACTCCAAGGCAACGAATTATGCGCTTCACACGATTGTTTATCTGGCACTTTTACCGACTGAAAAAACAATTGGGGTAAAGCCTTTGGCCGAGGTTCAGAAAGTGTCGACTACGTATCTTTCTAAAGTATTAACGAATTTAGTTAAAGCTGGTTTTATCGAATCAAGTACAGGAGTTAATGGCGGATATAAACTAATTAAGGATGTAAGAAGTATAACGTTCTCAGATATCATAAATGCCATTGAGGGGACAACGTCATCGTTTACTTGCAGTTTGGATAATCATGTACACGATCGGCAAAATTGCTACATTGGAAAAGTAATGAATGAAGCTGAACAAAAAAAGGAAGAGTATCTGAGATCTCAAACGATTGAACATGTCTTGCAAAAGGTTGATAAAAATATCATTCATTATATAACTTCTGCAGCAAAATAA
- a CDS encoding NAD(P)/FAD-dependent oxidoreductase, with the protein MILDCAIIGGGPAGLNAALVLGRARRSVILFDNDQPRNAVTHESHGFITRDGVSPREFRDLAHQDIRKYPSVQTKKVEIAEIQRESSSIFKLITQEGMSYLSRKIIVATGLKESLPNVKGIRNYYGKSIFSCPYCDGWELREQPLALISESKNAIHMAKMIYQWSKDLVVCTNGNKIMTETEEQLFKRKGIRIKEEPIVNLRGSDGNLEKVVFADGTELDRAGGFVTTELEQPNDLAHSLGCEMNKQGGIIADALGRTNVEGVYAAGDVSVAGPSQLIIAASEGTRAAMGVNSDLTMEEFK; encoded by the coding sequence ATGATATTAGATTGCGCAATCATAGGCGGCGGCCCAGCAGGCTTAAATGCTGCACTTGTATTAGGAAGAGCCAGAAGAAGCGTTATCCTCTTTGACAATGATCAGCCGAGAAATGCCGTTACACATGAGTCACATGGATTTATTACTAGAGACGGAGTTTCGCCAAGAGAGTTCAGAGATTTGGCACATCAGGATATTAGGAAATATCCATCAGTGCAAACAAAAAAAGTTGAAATTGCAGAAATACAGAGGGAAAGCAGTTCTATATTTAAACTCATAACTCAAGAAGGCATGTCCTATTTAAGCAGGAAAATCATCGTCGCAACCGGCCTTAAAGAAAGCTTGCCGAATGTGAAAGGGATTAGGAATTATTATGGGAAAAGTATATTCAGTTGTCCTTATTGCGATGGCTGGGAATTAAGAGAACAGCCTCTGGCGCTCATTTCTGAAAGCAAAAATGCTATTCATATGGCAAAGATGATTTATCAATGGAGTAAAGACTTAGTTGTCTGTACGAACGGCAACAAAATCATGACAGAAACAGAGGAGCAGTTATTTAAGAGAAAAGGAATTCGTATTAAGGAAGAGCCCATAGTAAATTTAAGGGGTTCAGATGGGAACTTAGAAAAGGTAGTGTTTGCTGACGGTACAGAATTGGACCGGGCAGGCGGATTTGTTACGACTGAACTTGAGCAGCCCAACGATCTTGCTCATTCACTTGGGTGTGAAATGAATAAACAGGGCGGAATCATTGCTGACGCTTTAGGCAGAACGAATGTAGAAGGTGTATATGCAGCAGGAGATGTATCTGTAGCGGGTCCTTCACAGTTAATCATTGCTGCGAGTGAAGGGACCCGTGCCGCAATGGGGGTAAATAGCGATTTGACAATGGAAGAATTTAAATAA
- a CDS encoding glycoside hydrolase family 32 protein, with protein MKKKRIFKKGYKIAGIIMIGLWMVISTGFLIQTFFKTKEVPPEEKEEHSYQAAYHFTAPDHWKNDPQKPVYYKGTYHYYYLYNGDYPDGNGTEWRHATSNDLMHWKDEGVAIPKYTNENGDPWSGSVVIDKENTAGFGKDAFIAVVTQPSKNGQKQEQFLWYSTDKGKSFKPYSEEPVMKNPGPKDFRDPKIIWDDTRRKWVMTMAEGSKIGFYESDNLKDWRYTSSFSTENLGVLECPDLYRMRADDGTEKWVLGFSANGKAAGKPNTYAYWVGTFNGKEFIPDQQEPEWLDYGFDWYGGVTFEDGQERDKLDKRYGLAWMNNWAYADNAPTMEEGFNGLDSIVREIELKHEGENQYYLSSQPIEALDELSKVSNAYDQIKVNGSKTLELKADAYQLDADISWSDLQHAGFRLRESADKKRHIDVGISSEGNYSFVNRSFTEHPDKSNQYVESIAPFDAYKKKVHLKILVDKTSIELFVDDGKVAHSNLVFPQPDDKGITLFSEGGKAVFENVRVKHFDSIN; from the coding sequence ATGAAGAAAAAAAGAATTTTCAAGAAAGGATACAAGATTGCCGGAATTATTATGATTGGATTGTGGATGGTGATCAGCACTGGCTTTTTAATTCAAACATTCTTTAAAACAAAAGAAGTGCCGCCAGAGGAAAAAGAAGAGCACTCCTACCAGGCAGCCTATCATTTTACGGCACCTGATCATTGGAAAAACGATCCGCAGAAGCCTGTATACTATAAAGGAACTTATCATTATTACTACCTGTATAACGGGGACTATCCGGATGGCAACGGAACAGAGTGGCGCCACGCCACCTCAAATGACCTTATGCACTGGAAAGACGAAGGCGTCGCCATCCCAAAATACACGAATGAAAACGGAGATCCATGGTCTGGATCTGTTGTCATAGATAAAGAAAACACAGCCGGGTTTGGAAAAGACGCTTTTATCGCCGTCGTAACCCAGCCATCAAAAAACGGCCAGAAGCAGGAACAGTTCCTCTGGTACAGTACAGATAAAGGCAAGTCGTTTAAGCCATACAGCGAAGAACCAGTCATGAAGAACCCAGGCCCAAAGGATTTCAGAGATCCAAAAATCATCTGGGATGACACCCGCCGTAAATGGGTCATGACCATGGCAGAAGGCAGCAAAATCGGCTTTTATGAGTCTGATAACTTGAAAGATTGGCGTTACACAAGCAGCTTTTCCACCGAAAACCTCGGTGTGCTCGAATGCCCGGATCTCTACCGGATGCGCGCCGATGACGGCACTGAAAAGTGGGTACTGGGCTTCAGCGCAAACGGAAAAGCAGCAGGCAAGCCAAACACGTATGCCTACTGGGTCGGAACCTTTAACGGAAAAGAGTTTATCCCGGATCAGCAAGAACCGGAATGGTTAGACTATGGCTTCGATTGGTATGGAGGAGTAACATTCGAAGATGGTCAGGAAAGAGATAAATTAGACAAACGCTATGGTCTTGCCTGGATGAATAACTGGGCTTATGCAGACAATGCACCGACAATGGAAGAAGGCTTCAATGGCTTGGATTCCATCGTCCGTGAAATCGAACTGAAGCACGAAGGAGAAAATCAGTATTATCTTTCTTCCCAGCCCATAGAAGCATTAGATGAATTGTCAAAAGTATCGAATGCTTATGACCAAATCAAAGTGAATGGCTCAAAAACACTTGAATTGAAGGCAGATGCCTATCAATTGGACGCAGACATTTCATGGTCCGATCTTCAGCATGCAGGCTTTAGGCTGAGAGAATCAGCAGACAAGAAACGGCACATTGACGTAGGGATATCATCAGAAGGAAATTACTCGTTTGTTAATCGGTCATTTACAGAGCATCCTGATAAATCAAATCAGTACGTTGAAAGTATTGCACCATTTGATGCTTATAAGAAGAAGGTTCATTTAAAAATTCTCGTTGATAAAACTAGCATTGAACTTTTTGTGGATGATGGAAAGGTTGCTCATTCAAATTTGGTATTCCCTCAACCTGATGATAAAGGGATTACTCTCTTTTCTGAAGGCGGGAAAGCAGTTTTTGAGAATGTGAGGGTTAAGCATTTTGATTCGATCAATTGA